In a genomic window of Nodosilinea sp. E11:
- a CDS encoding NAD(P)H-quinone oxidoreductase subunit F: protein MTQFFVETSWLLPVYGLIGALLAVPWSTGLIRRTGPRPAVYLNILMTLVAFVHGLLAFRGIWNQGPQELLFSWFDFADVHLTLAFDISVLNLGVLELITGLSLLAQVFALGYMEKDWALARFYGLMGFFEAAMSGLVLSGSLFVSYSLLEMLTLSTYLLVGFWFAQPLVVTAARDAFLTKRIGDVLLLMGVVTLASLAGSLNFNDLYEWVKVETLPTGVATLLGLALIAGPIGKCAQFPLHLWLDEAMEGPNPASILRNSVVVTCGAYVLIRLQPIVVLSPVALGTLVAIGTVTALGASLVALAQVDLKRTFSYSTSAYLGLVFIAVGTEWPGVAFALLLTHAVAKALIFMAVGSVIMTTNCQNITELGGLGRKMPATTLAYVTGALGMVGVLPLGCFWGLRMGVDFLSGSSPLLALVFLGVNGLTAFNLIRVFRLVFLGTPQPKTRRAPEVPWPMAVPMVTLSVVTLLVPVIMGKLALLPPWEYINWPITLLLLASGWVGVAAGATAPLSKSLARSLNRSLRIAQDLLAYDFYTERLYDKTVVAAVSSLARFSSWFDQYVVDGLVNGVGLASLFGGEGLKYSASGQSQLYLLTIFAGVGLLGIFMTWTLW from the coding sequence ATGACCCAATTCTTTGTAGAAACCAGTTGGCTGTTGCCGGTCTATGGTCTAATCGGGGCGCTGCTGGCTGTGCCCTGGTCCACTGGTTTGATTCGCCGCACTGGCCCTCGTCCAGCGGTTTATCTCAACATATTGATGACCCTGGTGGCCTTTGTCCACGGTCTATTGGCTTTTAGAGGAATTTGGAACCAGGGTCCCCAGGAACTGCTGTTCTCCTGGTTTGACTTTGCCGATGTGCACCTCACCTTGGCGTTCGACATTTCGGTGCTCAATCTAGGGGTTCTGGAGTTGATCACGGGCCTCAGTTTGCTAGCCCAGGTGTTTGCCCTCGGCTATATGGAAAAAGACTGGGCCTTAGCTCGTTTTTATGGGCTAATGGGCTTCTTTGAGGCGGCCATGAGCGGTCTAGTGTTGAGTGGCTCGTTGTTTGTCTCCTACTCGCTGCTGGAGATGCTAACGCTATCTACCTATCTGCTGGTGGGGTTTTGGTTTGCCCAGCCCTTAGTGGTGACCGCCGCCCGTGATGCCTTTTTAACTAAACGCATTGGCGATGTGCTGCTCCTGATGGGGGTGGTGACCCTAGCGTCGCTGGCGGGCAGCCTCAATTTCAATGATTTATACGAGTGGGTGAAGGTAGAAACCCTGCCCACGGGGGTAGCTACGCTGCTGGGACTGGCGCTGATCGCTGGCCCAATTGGCAAATGTGCCCAGTTTCCGCTGCACCTGTGGCTTGATGAAGCCATGGAGGGGCCTAACCCCGCCTCAATTTTGCGAAATTCGGTGGTGGTTACCTGTGGAGCCTACGTATTGATTCGGTTGCAGCCGATTGTGGTGCTCTCGCCAGTGGCTTTGGGGACTCTGGTGGCGATCGGCACGGTGACAGCGCTGGGGGCCTCTCTCGTGGCCCTGGCCCAGGTCGATCTCAAGCGAACGTTTTCCTATTCCACCAGCGCCTACCTGGGGCTAGTTTTTATTGCGGTAGGCACTGAGTGGCCAGGGGTGGCCTTTGCCCTGCTGCTCACCCATGCCGTGGCCAAAGCGCTGATCTTTATGGCGGTCGGGTCGGTGATTATGACCACCAACTGCCAGAACATCACCGAACTGGGGGGGCTGGGGCGCAAAATGCCGGCTACTACCCTGGCCTACGTGACCGGTGCCCTGGGCATGGTTGGGGTGTTACCCCTGGGCTGTTTTTGGGGCCTACGCATGGGGGTCGATTTTTTGAGCGGTAGTTCGCCACTGCTGGCGCTGGTGTTTCTTGGAGTCAATGGGCTGACGGCTTTCAACCTGATCCGGGTGTTTCGACTGGTGTTTTTGGGGACACCCCAGCCCAAGACTCGCCGCGCTCCAGAGGTGCCTTGGCCGATGGCGGTACCGATGGTTACCTTATCGGTGGTAACGCTGCTGGTGCCGGTGATCATGGGCAAGCTAGCGCTGCTGCCGCCCTGGGAGTACATTAACTGGCCCATTACGCTGCTGCTGCTGGCGTCGGGCTGGGTAGGGGTGGCTGCGGGAGCCACGGCTCCATTGTCGAAGTCGCTAGCGCGATCGCTCAATCGCTCCCTGCGCATTGCCCAAGACCTGCTGGCCTACGACTTTTACACCGAGCGCCTCTACGACAAGACGGTAGTGGCTGCGGTATCGAGCCTGGCCCGGTTTAGCAGCTGGTTTGACCAGTATGTGGTTGATGGTCTGGTAAATGGGGTAGGCCTGGCGTCGCTGTTCGGCGGTGAGGGGCTTAAATACAGTGCCTCTGGCCAGTCGCAGCTCTACCTGCTGACCATTTTTGCCGGGGTAGGGCTACTGGGAATTTTCATGACCTGGACGCTTTGGTAA